TATTTTTTGTTCTAATTATAGTAGTGATTATTTTGATTATAAGCATAATAATTTCAAAAAATAAACTAAGAACAACATTTAAAATAAATATTGGAATACTAATTTTTGTGCTCTTATTTTTCTTTATTTGGTTTCCTGTTAAAGAAAATACAGTTTTAAAATTAAAAAATGGATATTTGGTAGAAATAGAAGATTTTGAACATACTGCTTATTATTTAACAAATGTCGGTTATTTAGAAGGTTTAAAAAAAGAAAAAAATAATTGGATTGGCTATATTAATAAAATTGAAGAGCTTCCAAGTGATATTTTTTATTTGGCAGGTATGATGAATTAACTGAAAAAGAAAGAAAAAAAATAGATGAAAAATCAGGATATTTTATCATTAATTCAAAAGAAGAAATATTTAATTTAACAGAAGAACAATTAAAAGAAAAATTAAAAATAAAAAACCTTAATTTGAAATATCCATTTAAAGTTATACGACAATATGGAGAAAAAAAGAAATTATCACCATACTATAAATTTATAGAGGATAATTATTTATCAAATAAAATAAATATAACAACGTTTAATACTATTAAATATACAACTATAGCATTATTGACTTTAGTAGCAGTGATTTTGAAAATAAAATTAATAAAAAAGAGAAAGGATAGAGATAAATGACTTTTCAGGAAATTATATTAACTCTTCAAAAGTTCTGGGGAGATAAAGGGTGTATAATATCAAATCCGTACGATATTGAAACAGGTGCGGGAACGTTTAATCCAGACACTTTTTTAATGTCGTTAGGGCCTGAACCTTGGAATGTTGCCTATGTTGAGCCATCACGTCGTCCAAAAGACGGAAGATATGGTGAAAATCCCAACAGAGTGTACCAACATCATCAGTTTCAAGTAATTATGAAACCATCGCCAGAAAATATTCAGGAACTTTACTTAGAAAGTTTAGTGGCATTAGGAATTAATCCTAAGGAACACGACATAAGATTTGTGGAAGATAACTGGGAAAGCCCTACGCTTGGAGCGTGGGGATTAGGATGGGAAGTTTGGCTGGATGGAATGGAAATTACACAGTTTACATATTTTCAGCAAGTTGGAGGACTGGAAGTTGACATTGTTCCATCTGAAATAACTTATGGACTTGAAAGAATTGCGCTTTATTTGCAAAATAAGGACGATGTAAAAGATTTAGAATGGACAAAAGGCGTAAAATACGGAGAAAGAAGATTCCAGTTTGAGTATGAATTATCAAAATACAGCTTTGAAGTGGCAGACGTTCCAATGCACTTCCAACTTTTTGATATGTACGAAAAGGAAGCTCAAAACTGCCTAAACAACGACTTAGTATTTCCAGCCTACGAATACGTTCTAAAATGCTCACACACATTCAACAACCTTGATGCAAGAGGTGCAATCAGTACCACAGAAAGAATGTCTTATATTTTAAGAATCAGGGATTTGGCTAAGAAATGTGCAGAGAAATTTGTGGAGGCAAGGGAGAGATTGGGATTCCCGTTGTTGAATAAAAATAATTAGAATTTAGAAATTATAGGGGAAAAGGGAACTTTTTATAATTTATAAAAAGAGAGGTGATAAAATTTGAAATTGAGTATAAATAATATTGGGAAATTAAAAAATGCAAAAGTAGAAATAAAGGGAATAACTGTAATTGCAGGGGAAAATGATACTGGGAAGAGCACAGTTGGAAAAATTTTATTTTCTGTATTTAACAGTTTTTACAAATTAGATGAAAAAATTATAAAATTAAAAAAGACAAATATTCAAAATTATTTGCAAAGGCTTATTACAACTAATCCATTTGAAGACTATCCAGATTTTTCAAAATTAATAGAAAAAATTTTTAAAGATAGTTCGATTTATGATAAAAATGATTTGAAGCTGAGAAATGATATTTTGTATTTTATTGCTGAAAACAAGACAAAAAGTGAAGTAGATGAAATTAATGAAACAAACGATGATTATTTTGAAAATCAGATAAAAAAAATACAGGAAATACTAAGAATTTCAGAAGAAGCGTTTATAAATTTTATTTTGACTAAAAATATTGGAAATGAATTTAGCAATCAAATCAATAATATTTATTTAAAATCAACTGGAGAAATTGAACTGGAAATTAGAAATAAAAGAGTGGCAATAGCAGTGGAAAATGATGATGTAAAAAGTCTGGGATCTAAATTTTATCTTGATAATGAGGCTATTTATATGGATGATCCATTTATACTGGATGAATTAAACTCAAATAAGAAAAATCGGAATAATGAAAATGATGTGATTTTAGCAAATCATAAAGAACATTTGCAAAATAAGCTGATTGATAAAAATCCAAATATAATAGAGGAAATAATTTTAAATTCAAAACTTGAAAAATTTTTGAAAAAATTGAATGAAATATTTAAAGGCTCAATCAGTGCAGATAGAAACGGGTATTTTGTTTACAAAAGGGAAGGACAGCCAAAAGAACTGAATATAAAAAATCTTTCTGCTGGATTAAAGTCTTTTGGAATATTAAAAATGTTATCTCAAAATAATTTGTTAGAGGAAAATGGAACAATAATTCTAGATGAACCTGAAATTCATTTACATCCTGAGTGGCAAATAAAATTTGCAGAATTAATTGTGTTGTTACAAAAAGAATTTGGAATGCATATTTTACTTACAACACATAGTCCTTACTTTCTCAAAGCTATCCAAGTTTATTCAAAAAAGTATGAAATATCAGACAAATGTAAATATTATATGAGTGAATTGGATGGAGAACAAGCAATTTTAGTTGACAAGACTAATAATTTGGAGGATATTTTTTACCAATTAACAATTCCTTTTGAAAATTTAATGAACAAGGAAGAATTATTATGATAAACAAAATATCAGAAAATTTTTTAGAAATTTTGGAACAATGTAGAACTACGATGAAAAAAGCGTCTTGGGATAAAGAAAATAAGGAATACATGGTTAAATCTGAATTAGAAGTTATTAATTTTGATAATTTGAAAAGTAAATATTGTAAAATGATGAAATTAAATGGTGAAGGTATCAAATCAAACGATGTTTTATTTATAAAAAATGATAAATTTGTATTTATTGAGTTTAAAAATGGTAAAAATATTAAAAGGTATGATTTACAGCAAAAAAATTATGATAGCATTTTGATATTTAATGATATTTTTAATAAGACATTGAAAGATACAAGAATAGAAATGGACTATATATTGGTGTATAATAGTAAGTACAATGAAAAACTCGGAGGACAATTTTTAGGAAAAATGAAAATTGTAACTGAGAAATTAGGATTAGAAAAGTTTGAAAACTATTTTTTCAATAAAGTACATACTTACTCAAAAGAAGAATTTGAGGAAAAATTTGTAAAAAATATGGAAAATTAAGAATATTGTTTAGAAAAATAGTTAAAAAAAATGTAAATTTGTAAAGGAGAGAATTAATTATGAATTTTCTTTTTGAAATAGGATTGGAAGAATTGCCTGCACGATATGTGGATCAGGCGGAGAAAGATCTGAAAAAAATAATAGAAAATGAATTAAAGGCTGAAAGAATTAAGTTTTCAGGCATTGAATCGTTTAGTACACCTAGAAGAGTTACTGCGATTATAAAGGATTTGGCTGAAAAACAGGATGATTTAGATAAAAAAAGCGTAGGGCCTTCGGTTGAGATTGCTTATAAGGAAGGACAGCTTACGAAAGCTGGAGAAGGGTTTGTGAAGTCGCAAGGTGCTACGACTGATGATATAAAGATTATTGAAAATGAAAAAGGAAAATATATTTCGATTGAAAAATTTATTGCAGGAAAAAATACTAAGGAGATTTTACCTGAAATATTGAAAAATGCGATAAAGAAAATAGAGTTTGAAAAGTCAATGAAATGGGCTGACAGAACATTCAGATTTGTAAGACCGATTAAATGGTTTGTAACTTTGTTTGATAATGGAGAAATTTTACCTTTTGAGTTTGAAGGGCTAAAAGGTGGGAATAAAACTCGTGGAATGAGATATTTTGCTTCTCAGGACATTAAGATTAATAATCCGCTTGACTATGAGAAAATATTGCTTGAAAATTTTGTTATTGTAGATGGTGAAAAAAGAAGAGAAGAAATTTTGAAAAGCATAAGGGAAAATGGTGAAAAGGATGGAGATACTGCTATAATCAATAAATATTTATTGGATGAAGTGGTTAATGTGGTAGAGTATCCTTATGCAATAAAAGGTGAATTTAGCAAGGATTATTTGCAACTTCCTGAAGATATTATCACGATTACATTGGAAACTCATCAAAGATATTTTCCGGTAAAAGATAAGGATGGTAAATTATCTAATAAATTTATTGTTATAAGAAATGCGCCTGAATATTCTGAAACTGTAAAAAAAGGGAATGAAAAGGTTGTAGAGCCAAGACTTGCTGATGCGAAATTCTTCTTTGACGAGGATTTGAAAAATAAATTTGCGGATAATGTGGAAAAACTGAAGGAAGTTACTTTCCAAAAGGATATGGGAACAATTTTTGAAAAAGTCAAAAGAAGTGAGAAAATTGCTGAATATCTGATTTCAGAGTTAAATTTGAATGATAAGAAGGAAAATATCATAAGAACTGTAGATTTAGCAAAAGCGGATCTTGTTTCAAATGTAATTGGAGAAAAGGAATTTACAAAATTGCAAGGATTTATGGGTTCTGTTTATGCTGAAAAGCAAGGCGAAGAGAAAGATGTAGCACTTGGGATTTTCGAGCATTACTTGCCACGTTATCAAGGAGATGAACTGCCAACAACTGTGGAAGGCTCTATCGCTGGAATAGCTGATAAGATGGATACAGTAATTGGATGTTTTTCAGTTGGATTAAAACCGACAAGCTCTAAAGACCCTTACGCATTAAGACGTGCGACACAAGGAATTATCCAAGTTGTATTAAATTCAAAATTATCTTTTGACTATAAAAAATTAATCGAAAAGGCTTATGAAATTTTTTCAAATGATAAAAAAGTGCTGGAAAAAGATGTTGTAAAAGATGTGACCGAGTTCTTTAAACAAAGAATAATTAACGTGCTTTCAGAAAAATATAAAAAAGATCTTATAAATTATGAGATAAATCTTGAAAGTAATATTGTGGAACTTGATAAAAAATTATCTGAACTTCTGAAATTATCACAGACTGAAAATTTTGAAATTTTGATAAATCTTTTGAAACGTGTAAAAAATATTGTGAAAGATGAAAAAAATGAAAATCTAAATATTGACACTACTTTATTTGAATTGGAAGAAGAAAAGACATTGTATAATTTAGCAAATCAATTGGAAAGTATTGAAAATACAGAATTTTCAAATTATATTGAAACATTGTTAAATAATGCATCTACGATTAATCAATTTTTTGATAATGTAATAATTAATGTTGATAACGAAAAATTGAAAGAAAATCGTATTGCATTATTGAAAAAATTAGAAATTTCTATTGATAAAATGATAAATATCTAATTTTTATCTATTTTTTTCCGATTGGCAGTAAATTTGAGAATAATTTTTGAAATTTATTTTAAAAGGAAAAAAATAAAATGAATGACTCAAGAGTCATCTAAATAGCTGTTTTGTTGAAAATGTACTGAATACAACGGATAAAACAATCTAAATAGTTGAATTTTTTTATTGACTTTTTATTAAAACAATGGTATCATATACTTGTAAACGTGAAGTTTTGGCTAAAGAATATTTTTTAATTATAAAGTTAAAGTATTGATTTTTTTCTTAAAATAGTGTATAATCTTAGAAGAGGATTAGAAGAAAACAGTACTAACTAAGTTAGAGAAAAAACAAAATGACATTCAGGAGGAATTGAAATGAAAAAATTAGTAATTTTAGGAACAGCTTTATTAGCTTTAAACGCTGTAGCATCTGAAGTCCAAATTAAAGGTGGATATGATTTCTACAGAAAATACAAATCTGGTTCAGACGTTAATGGTTCAGATTTTAGATTAAAACCAGGTCCAGTAGCTGGTTTAGAATACATCGTTGACAACCAAGGTGAATTTGAATGGGGAGTAGGTTCAGAATATAAATTCTCTGCTAACTCAGGAAAATTAAAAGATAAAAAAGAAAACACAAAAATTGCAAGAAGTGTACCTGTATACGCTTTAGGTAAATTCAACTTAATTACAACTAATAGTGGAAATGATGCACTATACGTATTAGGAAGAGCAGGATATAACTTTGCTAAAGAAGCAAAAGAAGCTAGAAGAGATGACTTGAAAGTATCAGGTGGACCATATGTAGCAGCTGGATTAGGAACAGAGTTCGGACCAGTTTCATTAGAAGCTATATATGAAAGATCTAACTTCAAAACTAGAGATACAGTAGCAGGAGACAGAAACAGAGATTATTCTGATTCAGTAGGAGTAAGATTAGGATATAGATTTGGACAATTGAAAAATGACAGATCACCTAAAATCATAACTCAAACAGTTACAGTGCCTGTACCAACTCCAGTGCCTGCACCAGCACCAACTCCATCAAGAGACATTGATCAGCCAAATACAGCTATATTACCATTTAGCTGTTCAGTTGATGATAAGAAGTGTGTAATTAGAGGATTTAAAGTGGATGGTAGAGTACCTAATGAAGGTGAAGCTGCTGACTTAAGAGCTATTGCAGGTGTAATTAACCAATTTGCTGATGGTGGATCAATTGATTTCGTTGGACATACAGATTCAACTGGATCAGCTGCATACAACCAAAAATTATCAGTAGCCAGAGCACAAAACGTTGCTAAATTGTTGAGAGAATATGGATTGAAAAACACAATTTCTTATGGAACAATCACTGGACAAGGAGAAAGCAATCCAGCAGATACTAATGATACTGTTGACGGAAGATACAATAACAGAAGAGTTGAATTATTCTTCCAAAACGTTGATTTCAGTAACGTAAGATTTATCAACAAATAATTGAAATTTAAAATTTTTTATAAATTAGGGAGATATTTTTAATATCTCTCTTTTTATATAATTTTAAAAGACTTTTAGTTTATCTTTATTAAAAAATTCATAAAAAATCTATATAAACATTGATTTTTAACTTAATAAATGATATTATTTACGTAAGATTAGCTTTATAGTCAAAGCTTTGTTGTAAAATTTAATAGGAGCACTAACATGAAAGGGGGGGCTATGACAGAAATTACTGTGGAAATAAAGAACGAGCAGGGGCTTCATGCCAGACCAGCTGGACAGATTGTCAATATCGCAAAAAGGTACAACCTGAAATTGGAAATAGAAAAAATTGGAGAAAATGAAGTTGTTAACGGAAAAAATGTATTTGGAGTGATGACTCTTGGAGCAGCAAAAGGAGAACAATTAAAACTTAGGGCTGTTTCAGAAAATGGAGAGAACAGCGATGAA
This is a stretch of genomic DNA from Leptotrichia hofstadii. It encodes these proteins:
- the glyS gene encoding glycine--tRNA ligase subunit beta, which produces MNFLFEIGLEELPARYVDQAEKDLKKIIENELKAERIKFSGIESFSTPRRVTAIIKDLAEKQDDLDKKSVGPSVEIAYKEGQLTKAGEGFVKSQGATTDDIKIIENEKGKYISIEKFIAGKNTKEILPEILKNAIKKIEFEKSMKWADRTFRFVRPIKWFVTLFDNGEILPFEFEGLKGGNKTRGMRYFASQDIKINNPLDYEKILLENFVIVDGEKRREEILKSIRENGEKDGDTAIINKYLLDEVVNVVEYPYAIKGEFSKDYLQLPEDIITITLETHQRYFPVKDKDGKLSNKFIVIRNAPEYSETVKKGNEKVVEPRLADAKFFFDEDLKNKFADNVEKLKEVTFQKDMGTIFEKVKRSEKIAEYLISELNLNDKKENIIRTVDLAKADLVSNVIGEKEFTKLQGFMGSVYAEKQGEEKDVALGIFEHYLPRYQGDELPTTVEGSIAGIADKMDTVIGCFSVGLKPTSSKDPYALRRATQGIIQVVLNSKLSFDYKKLIEKAYEIFSNDKKVLEKDVVKDVTEFFKQRIINVLSEKYKKDLINYEINLESNIVELDKKLSELLKLSQTENFEILINLLKRVKNIVKDEKNENLNIDTTLFELEEEKTLYNLANQLESIENTEFSNYIETLLNNASTINQFFDNVIINVDNEKLKENRIALLKKLEISIDKMINI
- a CDS encoding HPr family phosphocarrier protein; amino-acid sequence: MTEITVEIKNEQGLHARPAGQIVNIAKRYNLKLEIEKIGENEVVNGKNVFGVMTLGAAKGEQLKLRAVSENGENSDEESKLLDELRQLIEIDKFFEK
- the glyQ gene encoding glycine--tRNA ligase subunit alpha; translated protein: MTFQEIILTLQKFWGDKGCIISNPYDIETGAGTFNPDTFLMSLGPEPWNVAYVEPSRRPKDGRYGENPNRVYQHHQFQVIMKPSPENIQELYLESLVALGINPKEHDIRFVEDNWESPTLGAWGLGWEVWLDGMEITQFTYFQQVGGLEVDIVPSEITYGLERIALYLQNKDDVKDLEWTKGVKYGERRFQFEYELSKYSFEVADVPMHFQLFDMYEKEAQNCLNNDLVFPAYEYVLKCSHTFNNLDARGAISTTERMSYILRIRDLAKKCAEKFVEARERLGFPLLNKNN
- a CDS encoding AAA family ATPase is translated as MKLSINNIGKLKNAKVEIKGITVIAGENDTGKSTVGKILFSVFNSFYKLDEKIIKLKKTNIQNYLQRLITTNPFEDYPDFSKLIEKIFKDSSIYDKNDLKLRNDILYFIAENKTKSEVDEINETNDDYFENQIKKIQEILRISEEAFINFILTKNIGNEFSNQINNIYLKSTGEIELEIRNKRVAIAVENDDVKSLGSKFYLDNEAIYMDDPFILDELNSNKKNRNNENDVILANHKEHLQNKLIDKNPNIIEEIILNSKLEKFLKKLNEIFKGSISADRNGYFVYKREGQPKELNIKNLSAGLKSFGILKMLSQNNLLEENGTIILDEPEIHLHPEWQIKFAELIVLLQKEFGMHILLTTHSPYFLKAIQVYSKKYEISDKCKYYMSELDGEQAILVDKTNNLEDIFYQLTIPFENLMNKEELL
- a CDS encoding OmpA family protein, with the translated sequence MKKLVILGTALLALNAVASEVQIKGGYDFYRKYKSGSDVNGSDFRLKPGPVAGLEYIVDNQGEFEWGVGSEYKFSANSGKLKDKKENTKIARSVPVYALGKFNLITTNSGNDALYVLGRAGYNFAKEAKEARRDDLKVSGGPYVAAGLGTEFGPVSLEAIYERSNFKTRDTVAGDRNRDYSDSVGVRLGYRFGQLKNDRSPKIITQTVTVPVPTPVPAPAPTPSRDIDQPNTAILPFSCSVDDKKCVIRGFKVDGRVPNEGEAADLRAIAGVINQFADGGSIDFVGHTDSTGSAAYNQKLSVARAQNVAKLLREYGLKNTISYGTITGQGESNPADTNDTVDGRYNNRRVELFFQNVDFSNVRFINK